A genomic window from Winogradskyella sp. J14-2 includes:
- a CDS encoding lipopolysaccharide biosynthesis protein yields MKKKLTNIKKHSAGGRYVVSGLLMTFTSLITGFIVLSWIKPEELGRWQSYTVFIGYVQLLALGIPQGINRELPYWLGKDRIDTALAKLKTAGAFINKLVVALYVVLTIVAIVLYTTKTIEKEGLAMLMFAGSLAFFNIQRSFLGATYRTSKEFAKLTNIQLAISALYVLLIPLIYVFDIWGYVAYQFVINGVFVILFKIYRPYKIKYNFNKEDFIDLFKVGFPIFFWNYIGVISRSVPRLVLVIFGSPLLVGLFAPAANINNAVLAIPKFLNRYLFPKMTFKFGQDGNKENVFKTALQTVKYLFLVMLGVGLVLVFLLPYAIPIVFPKYKDGILAAQIMVFSGVFYSVNTVFHVALNSLKEFKFFKYLISFRLFSLLICSYVFVTIYDDLLLGVSIAAAVTECINMFNYYVFLKKAKRN; encoded by the coding sequence TTGAAAAAAAAACTAACCAATATAAAAAAGCATTCAGCAGGTGGTAGATATGTAGTGTCTGGTCTTTTGATGACCTTTACATCTCTTATTACAGGTTTTATAGTGCTGAGTTGGATTAAACCTGAAGAACTAGGGAGATGGCAGAGTTACACGGTTTTTATTGGTTATGTGCAATTACTTGCCTTAGGAATACCGCAAGGTATTAACAGAGAGTTACCGTATTGGTTAGGTAAAGATCGTATAGATACAGCATTGGCAAAATTAAAAACCGCTGGTGCATTTATAAACAAGTTGGTGGTTGCTCTATATGTAGTTTTAACAATTGTAGCTATAGTATTATATACTACTAAAACGATAGAAAAGGAAGGTCTGGCAATGTTAATGTTTGCAGGGTCTTTGGCATTTTTCAATATTCAAAGAAGTTTCCTGGGAGCAACTTACAGAACGTCCAAGGAATTTGCTAAGCTTACCAATATCCAGTTGGCAATAAGTGCGCTTTATGTGTTGCTTATTCCATTAATATACGTTTTTGATATTTGGGGTTACGTTGCTTATCAATTTGTTATTAATGGTGTTTTTGTGATTTTATTCAAAATATACCGACCTTATAAAATAAAATACAACTTCAACAAGGAAGATTTTATAGACCTGTTTAAAGTTGGTTTCCCAATTTTTTTCTGGAACTATATTGGTGTAATCTCGCGCTCAGTACCAAGATTGGTCTTAGTGATTTTTGGAAGTCCGCTACTAGTCGGTTTATTTGCTCCTGCAGCCAATATTAATAATGCGGTTTTAGCAATTCCAAAATTTTTAAACAGATACTTATTCCCTAAAATGACCTTTAAATTTGGTCAAGATGGGAATAAAGAAAATGTATTTAAAACAGCATTACAGACCGTTAAATATCTCTTTTTGGTAATGCTAGGTGTTGGCTTGGTATTAGTGTTTTTATTGCCTTATGCTATTCCAATAGTGTTTCCTAAATATAAAGACGGTATTTTAGCAGCTCAGATAATGGTATTTTCTGGTGTGTTTTATAGCGTTAATACGGTGTTTCATGTGGCGCTTAATAGTCTTAAAGAGTTTAAATTCTTTAAGTATTTAATTTCGTTTAGGCTGTTTAGTTTGTTAATCTGTTCATACGTGTTTGTAACAATATATGATGATTTACTTTTAGGAGTGTCTATAGCAGCTGCAGTTACAGAATGTATTAATATGTTTAATTATTATGTGTTTCTCAAAAAAGCCAAAAGAAATTAA
- a CDS encoding methionyl-tRNA formyltransferase — protein MSQKKLRIGYFADGPWSHRAFEIINNDDRFDIQFIVPRTDTTDMVLSDFSKKYNIDYFKLDNVNSPSSLEKIKTYDCDVLVSMSFNQIFRKGIINLTPKGIINCHAGKLPFYRGRNILNWALINDEKEFGITVHFVDEGIDTGDIILQDTFPITDEDDYASLLEVAFVECSRLLYDALVKIAENDYERIDQKTIHPVGFYCGRRGVGDEIINWNDTSRNLFNFIRSISTPGPIARTVNNSQEIKINKSRLIPDVPNYIGTVGQVLSKTESGFLVKTKDSFIEILDVDGKIRVGDKLGK, from the coding sequence ATGAGTCAAAAGAAGTTAAGAATTGGTTATTTTGCTGATGGACCATGGTCACATAGAGCTTTTGAAATAATCAATAATGATGATAGATTCGATATTCAGTTTATTGTACCTAGAACAGATACAACAGACATGGTGTTGTCTGATTTTTCTAAGAAATATAATATAGATTATTTTAAATTAGATAATGTTAATTCACCTTCTAGTTTAGAAAAGATTAAAACATACGATTGCGATGTTTTAGTGTCAATGAGTTTTAATCAGATTTTCAGAAAAGGCATAATTAATCTAACACCAAAAGGTATTATTAATTGTCATGCAGGTAAATTACCTTTTTATAGAGGGAGAAATATCTTGAATTGGGCGCTTATTAATGATGAAAAAGAATTTGGTATCACAGTACATTTTGTTGATGAAGGTATAGATACAGGAGATATTATTCTGCAAGATACTTTCCCTATAACGGATGAAGATGATTACGCTTCTCTTTTAGAAGTAGCATTTGTAGAATGTTCTCGTTTGTTATACGATGCTTTAGTGAAAATAGCAGAAAATGATTATGAACGCATAGATCAAAAGACCATTCATCCTGTTGGTTTTTATTGCGGAAGAAGAGGTGTTGGTGACGAAATTATTAATTGGAATGACACTTCAAGAAACTTATTTAACTTCATACGTTCAATATCTACACCAGGTCCAATAGCAAGAACTGTCAATAACTCGCAAGAAATAAAAATCAATAAGTCAAGGTTAATTCCTGATGTCCCAAATTATATTGGTACCGTTGGCCAAGTGCTTAGTAAAACAGAATCAGGATTTTTGGTAAAAACTAAAGACTCTTTTATTGAAATATTAGATGTAGATGGAAAAATAAGAGTAGGTGATAAATTAGGAAAATGA
- a CDS encoding nucleotidyltransferase family protein, producing MINYREHLVLNKTTIREALAKLDVLAANAVVFVVDDSDKLIGSLTDGDVRRGLLKGVNIDESVEAIIQDNPKFIRKDERDILQIIEFRERNFKIIPVLDKDDRVINIVNFRFMRSYLPVDAVIMAGGRGQRLRPLTDTTPKPLLNVGGKPIMEHNVDRLALYGIDDFWFSVRYLGEQIEDYFSDGSEKNCAISYVWEDEPLGTIGSVSKIKDFKHNHVLISNSDVLTNLDYEAFYLDFIKQDADLAVVTIPYNVSIPYAVLETSNNHIIDFKEKPTYTYYSNGGIYLMKKEVLDVIPKNVFFNATDLMEKLIEMNKKVISFPLIGYWLDVGKHEDFEKAQIDINTIKF from the coding sequence ATGATAAACTATAGAGAGCATTTAGTTCTTAATAAAACAACCATACGCGAAGCTTTGGCAAAATTAGACGTTTTGGCAGCTAATGCTGTTGTTTTTGTTGTAGATGATTCAGATAAACTTATAGGCTCATTAACAGATGGTGATGTGCGTAGAGGTTTGCTTAAAGGAGTTAACATAGATGAGTCTGTAGAAGCTATAATACAAGATAATCCTAAATTTATAAGAAAAGACGAAAGAGATATACTTCAAATTATAGAGTTTAGAGAACGAAACTTTAAAATTATACCAGTTTTAGATAAAGACGATAGAGTTATTAATATCGTTAATTTTAGATTTATGCGTTCATACTTGCCTGTAGATGCCGTTATTATGGCAGGAGGCAGAGGGCAACGATTAAGACCACTCACAGATACAACCCCAAAACCGCTTCTTAATGTAGGAGGTAAACCCATTATGGAGCACAATGTAGACCGTTTAGCACTTTACGGTATAGACGATTTTTGGTTTTCTGTAAGATATTTAGGTGAGCAGATAGAAGATTACTTTAGTGATGGTAGTGAAAAGAACTGTGCTATTAGTTACGTTTGGGAAGATGAGCCTCTAGGTACCATTGGTTCCGTTTCTAAAATCAAAGATTTTAAGCATAATCATGTTTTAATATCCAATTCAGATGTGTTAACCAATTTAGATTACGAAGCATTTTACTTAGATTTTATAAAGCAAGATGCGGATTTGGCTGTAGTTACAATACCTTACAATGTAAGTATACCTTATGCTGTATTAGAGACATCTAATAATCATATTATAGATTTTAAAGAAAAACCAACCTATACCTATTATTCTAATGGTGGTATTTATTTAATGAAAAAAGAAGTACTAGACGTCATTCCTAAAAATGTATTTTTTAACGCCACGGATTTAATGGAAAAACTTATAGAAATGAACAAAAAAGTAATTTCTTTTCCATTAATTGGGTATTGGCTAGACGTGGGTAAGCACGAAGATTTTGAAAAAGCACAAATAGATATTAACACCATAAAATTCTAA
- the neuC gene encoding UDP-N-acetylglucosamine 2-epimerase has product MKIGVLTSSRADYGIYLPLLKQLEIDPFFQMEIIAFGTHLSKLHGYTLSDIKKDGFKTIHTISSLEADDSQYGITKSYGNTVLKFADFWKTHTFDLVFCLGDRFEMSAAVQASIPYGVPMAHIHGGETTLGAIDNIYRHQLTLASKLHFVATLDYKKKVQQLIESADSFNVGALSLDGIKDFIPVERQKIFGEFNIKDAPFALVTFHPETVAVERNNEYASQMRIALEALTSELQIVVTMPNADTLGGVYRNEINKLKENVPDKVVLVENFGKANYFSAMHYSTLLIGNTSSGIIEAASFKKYVVNVGDRQKGRAQSKNTFDVDFNAVNIVNKVKEVLSLPAYSGENTYYNENTANTIIKIIKEHDKL; this is encoded by the coding sequence ATGAAAATAGGTGTCCTAACAAGCTCTAGAGCAGATTACGGAATTTATCTACCATTATTAAAACAATTAGAGATAGATCCTTTTTTCCAAATGGAGATTATTGCCTTTGGTACACATTTGTCAAAATTACATGGATACACGTTAAGCGATATTAAGAAAGATGGTTTTAAAACGATTCATACAATTTCTTCCTTAGAGGCTGACGATAGCCAATATGGCATTACCAAATCTTATGGAAATACAGTTTTAAAGTTTGCTGATTTTTGGAAAACACATACGTTCGATTTGGTCTTCTGTTTGGGCGATAGATTTGAGATGAGTGCCGCAGTTCAAGCAAGTATTCCTTACGGAGTGCCCATGGCTCATATACATGGAGGGGAAACTACTTTAGGTGCTATAGATAATATATATAGGCATCAATTAACACTAGCTTCAAAGTTACACTTTGTTGCTACATTAGATTATAAGAAAAAAGTACAACAGCTTATTGAGAGTGCAGATAGTTTTAACGTAGGAGCATTAAGCTTAGATGGTATTAAGGACTTTATACCTGTTGAAAGACAAAAGATATTCGGCGAATTTAATATTAAGGACGCACCCTTTGCGTTGGTTACATTTCATCCAGAGACTGTTGCTGTAGAGCGTAATAATGAGTATGCTTCGCAAATGCGAATCGCTTTGGAAGCTTTAACAAGCGAATTACAGATTGTGGTTACAATGCCAAATGCAGACACCTTAGGTGGTGTGTATAGAAATGAGATTAACAAACTCAAAGAAAATGTTCCTGATAAGGTGGTCTTGGTTGAAAATTTTGGAAAGGCAAATTATTTTTCAGCAATGCATTATTCAACCCTATTAATAGGAAATACGTCTAGCGGAATTATTGAAGCTGCATCTTTCAAAAAATATGTGGTCAATGTTGGGGATAGGCAAAAAGGAAGGGCACAGAGTAAAAATACCTTTGATGTAGATTTTAATGCGGTAAATATTGTAAATAAAGTAAAGGAAGTTTTAAGCTTACCTGCTTATTCAGGTGAAAACACGTATTATAACGAAAACACAGCTAATACGATTATAAAAATAATTAAAGAGCATGATAAACTATAG
- a CDS encoding glycosyltransferase family 52 — protein MTKRYVLLVLSPFQFINVLEYLHAKSIDYSDCELVLLSERQIAINQIVNEFDEIKQFANIHIPMLGKGNYWLRFLKTKKLLNQFNTHTPIVGNLDNHWSKYVLKNVRKTRPVVVDDGAATINILKLRNKNQYRTSRGTILNQKGFLEFLFLNPKKPLPKSITFFTCFNILPGKQDELLINNFSYTKQKYLDNQVELINEVWFLGSPLLEKQFITQEASNTVFKTLKVFAENNHLKIKYFPHRVENLDRRIDFEIVKNTMPFEMFYFKASKRPKFILGYFSTSLYVLSRMSFNTQFMAIAINRDWRGNANWNRIDEVYEFFVQNNIKVVNVKTLLEL, from the coding sequence ATGACAAAGAGATATGTTCTTCTGGTTTTAAGCCCATTTCAATTCATCAATGTATTAGAATATCTTCATGCTAAGAGCATTGATTATAGTGATTGTGAACTTGTTTTACTATCAGAAAGACAAATTGCCATAAACCAGATTGTAAATGAATTTGATGAAATAAAGCAATTTGCTAATATACATATACCAATGTTGGGCAAGGGCAATTACTGGCTAAGATTCTTAAAAACTAAAAAATTATTAAATCAATTTAATACACACACACCTATAGTAGGTAATTTAGATAATCATTGGTCTAAGTACGTTCTTAAAAATGTGCGCAAAACGAGGCCTGTTGTCGTTGATGATGGAGCGGCAACAATAAACATACTAAAACTTAGAAATAAAAACCAATACAGAACAAGTAGAGGAACTATTCTAAATCAAAAAGGATTTTTGGAGTTTTTGTTTTTAAACCCTAAAAAACCACTACCAAAGAGCATTACCTTTTTTACGTGCTTCAATATTTTGCCAGGCAAACAAGACGAACTATTAATCAATAATTTTAGTTATACAAAGCAAAAATATTTAGATAACCAAGTAGAACTAATTAACGAAGTGTGGTTTTTAGGTAGCCCTCTTTTAGAAAAACAATTTATTACACAAGAAGCAAGCAATACAGTTTTTAAAACATTAAAAGTATTTGCTGAGAATAATCATTTAAAAATAAAGTATTTTCCACACAGGGTTGAAAATTTAGATAGAAGAATTGATTTTGAAATTGTAAAAAATACCATGCCTTTTGAGATGTTTTATTTCAAAGCTAGCAAAAGACCTAAATTTATTCTTGGGTATTTCTCCACCTCTCTTTATGTATTAAGTAGAATGAGTTTTAATACCCAGTTTATGGCAATTGCTATAAATAGAGATTGGAGAGGTAATGCCAATTGGAATAGAATAGATGAGGTTTATGAGTTTTTTGTTCAGAATAATATTAAAGTTGTTAATGTAAAAACATTATTAGAGTTATAA
- a CDS encoding LegC family aminotransferase, whose protein sequence is MRDLYLNQTICFIQETFQTTDFIPLHVPHFSGNEKRYLNECIDTTFVSSVGKFVDQFEEQIATTAQTNRAVAVVNGTAGIQVALHLVGVRAGDEVLTQALTFVATANAILYNNAHPVFLDVDLDTMGLSPNAVSDFLEEHGDLREDGCYNKSTGRKISACLPMHTFGFPVHLDELIVVCNKWNIPIVEDAAESLGSLYKGKPTGSFGELGVFSFNGNKIATSGGGGAIVTNNKALADQGKYLTTTAKQPHAYEYYHDTLGYNYRMPNVNAALACAQLEQLQGFLKKKRKLASSYKAYFSTKGIVFRTETQDTKANYWLMCVELANKEERNLFLETTNAQGVMTRPIWQLMFRLPMYKDCTRDSQKNAIFLEERIVNIPSSVI, encoded by the coding sequence ATGAGAGACCTTTATTTAAACCAAACCATTTGTTTTATTCAAGAAACGTTTCAAACAACAGATTTTATCCCTTTACATGTGCCGCATTTTTCAGGTAATGAAAAACGGTATCTTAACGAATGTATAGACACTACCTTTGTGTCTTCTGTGGGTAAATTTGTAGATCAGTTTGAAGAACAAATAGCAACTACAGCGCAAACTAATCGTGCCGTTGCTGTGGTTAACGGTACTGCAGGCATACAAGTGGCGCTGCACTTAGTAGGTGTGCGTGCAGGTGATGAGGTGCTCACTCAAGCATTAACTTTTGTGGCTACAGCAAATGCTATACTATACAATAATGCGCATCCTGTCTTTTTAGATGTTGATTTAGATACTATGGGTTTATCTCCAAATGCGGTTTCAGACTTTTTAGAAGAACATGGAGACCTGCGTGAAGATGGTTGCTATAATAAATCAACAGGACGTAAAATAAGTGCTTGTTTACCTATGCATACCTTTGGTTTTCCGGTACATTTAGATGAGCTTATAGTGGTTTGCAATAAATGGAATATCCCTATTGTAGAAGATGCTGCAGAATCTTTAGGTAGCCTTTATAAGGGTAAACCTACCGGAAGTTTTGGTGAATTGGGTGTGTTTTCTTTTAATGGAAACAAAATAGCCACTTCTGGTGGTGGTGGTGCCATTGTTACCAACAATAAAGCACTTGCAGACCAAGGAAAGTATCTCACTACCACTGCAAAGCAACCGCATGCTTATGAGTATTATCATGACACTTTAGGGTATAATTACAGAATGCCTAATGTCAATGCAGCTTTGGCATGTGCGCAATTGGAGCAATTGCAAGGTTTTTTAAAGAAAAAAAGAAAATTAGCATCAAGTTATAAAGCATATTTTAGTACAAAAGGCATTGTTTTTAGAACAGAAACACAAGATACAAAAGCCAATTACTGGTTAATGTGTGTTGAGTTAGCAAACAAAGAAGAACGTAATCTGTTTTTAGAGACTACAAATGCTCAAGGTGTTATGACCAGACCTATATGGCAACTAATGTTTAGATTGCCAATGTATAAGGATTGTACAAGAGACAGTCAAAAAAATGCTATATTTTTGGAAGAACGAATTGTTAATATACCAAGTAGTGTTATATGA
- a CDS encoding cytidylyltransferase domain-containing protein produces MRPLVLIPARGGSKGVPGKNIKLLNGKPLIQYTIDAARAIFNDHVICVSTDDQKIKSTVESFGLEVPFLRPKVLATDTATSESVIKHALTFYAERGYHADTLILLQPTSPFRTAQHIKDALTHYNDNLDMLVSVKETKSNPYYVLREENEQGYLVKSKVSNATRRQDVPKVWELNGAIYIINTRSIEANSLAQLVKVKKFEMDELSSHDIDTVMDWKVAEEIFKMDE; encoded by the coding sequence TTGAGACCATTAGTTCTAATACCAGCCAGAGGAGGGTCTAAAGGTGTGCCGGGAAAAAACATTAAGTTGCTAAACGGTAAACCTTTAATACAATACACTATTGATGCTGCTAGAGCGATATTTAATGATCATGTAATATGTGTCTCCACTGATGACCAAAAAATAAAAAGCACAGTCGAATCCTTTGGTTTAGAAGTCCCTTTTCTACGTCCAAAGGTATTAGCAACGGATACTGCAACCTCAGAAAGTGTTATAAAACATGCCTTAACATTCTATGCAGAAAGAGGATACCATGCAGATACATTAATATTGCTTCAACCTACATCACCTTTTAGAACAGCCCAACATATTAAGGATGCTTTAACTCACTATAATGACAACTTAGATATGCTGGTTTCGGTAAAAGAAACAAAATCTAATCCTTATTACGTACTTAGAGAAGAAAACGAGCAAGGGTATTTGGTAAAGTCTAAAGTATCTAATGCCACCAGAAGGCAAGATGTGCCAAAAGTTTGGGAACTTAATGGTGCTATTTATATCATAAATACAAGATCAATTGAAGCTAATTCTTTAGCACAACTGGTTAAAGTGAAAAAGTTTGAAATGGATGAATTAAGCTCCCATGATATAGATACAGTAATGGATTGGAAAGTAGCCGAAGAAATTTTTAAAATGGATGAGTAA
- the neuB gene encoding N-acetylneuraminate synthase, producing the protein MSKVIIIAEAGVNHNGDISLAKKLIDAAVDAKVDYVKFQSFKADKLASPDASKAVYQAKNMQDSDNSQYNMLKSLEINHQDHLDLIAYCKGKNIKFLSSAFDAEGVKYLDDLGLDIFKVPSGEITNYPYLKAIAKTNKLAILSTGMADIEEIKVALEVLQNNGVKKENVIILHCNTEYPTPMEDVNLKAMLTIEKELGVTVGYSDHTLGIEVPVAAVALGAKVIEKHFTLDKTMSGPDHKASLEPNELKEMVKAIRNIEKAMSGNGKKEPSKSEQKNISIARKSLHMAKDMVAGDVISESDLLPLRPGDGISPMRWNDIVGKTLAKDVKKFDKLTWSDIV; encoded by the coding sequence ATGAGTAAAGTAATTATAATTGCTGAGGCAGGAGTAAATCATAATGGAGATATAAGTTTAGCGAAAAAGCTAATTGATGCAGCTGTTGATGCCAAGGTAGACTATGTAAAGTTTCAAAGTTTCAAAGCAGATAAGTTAGCAAGCCCTGATGCTAGTAAAGCCGTTTATCAAGCAAAAAATATGCAGGATAGTGATAACTCACAATACAATATGCTTAAGAGTCTTGAAATTAATCATCAAGATCACTTAGATTTAATTGCTTATTGTAAAGGAAAGAATATTAAATTCTTGTCAAGTGCTTTTGATGCTGAGGGTGTTAAATATTTAGATGATCTAGGCTTAGATATATTTAAAGTACCAAGCGGAGAAATTACAAACTATCCTTATTTAAAAGCTATTGCAAAAACAAACAAGTTAGCGATTTTGTCAACCGGAATGGCTGATATAGAAGAAATAAAGGTAGCGCTAGAAGTGCTTCAAAATAATGGTGTAAAAAAAGAGAATGTCATAATTTTACACTGTAACACGGAGTACCCAACTCCTATGGAAGATGTAAATCTTAAAGCAATGCTTACTATCGAAAAGGAACTAGGTGTTACTGTAGGTTATTCAGACCATACATTGGGTATTGAGGTGCCTGTAGCAGCAGTTGCTCTAGGGGCAAAAGTTATAGAAAAACACTTTACGTTAGATAAGACCATGTCTGGGCCAGACCATAAAGCATCGTTAGAGCCTAATGAATTAAAAGAAATGGTCAAAGCCATAAGAAATATAGAGAAGGCAATGTCAGGTAATGGCAAAAAAGAGCCATCAAAAAGTGAGCAAAAAAATATTAGTATAGCTAGAAAGAGCCTACATATGGCAAAAGATATGGTTGCTGGTGATGTTATTTCAGAATCAGACCTATTGCCTTTACGTCCTGGAGACGGTATTTCGCCAATGCGATGGAATGACATTGTGGGTAAAACACTCGCAAAAGATGTTAAAAAGTTTGACAAATTAACCTGGTCCGATATTGTATGA
- a CDS encoding UDP-N-acetylglucosamine 4,6-dehydratase produces the protein MEILPLIGREAELFVEDIAKHSDDLNKIVSSSTFLVIGGAGSIGQAVTTEIFKRNPKKLHVVDISENNLVELVRDLRSSVGYISGEFKTFALDCGSDIYDAFIKSDGKYDYVLNLSALKHVRSEKDSFTLMRMVDVNIFNTIKTIEHAVVGKAKKYFCVSTDKAANPVNMMGASKRIMEMFLMQKSQDICISTARFANVAFSDGSLLHGFNQRMLKQQPIVAPSDIRRYFVIPKEAGELCLMSTIFGDNRDIFFPKLNEGLHLITFADIAERYLRQRGYEPIIVYSEDEARAKVKELSRQKKWPCLFVKSDTTGEKDFEEFFTASETLDMSRFKSLGIIKNSLNIEADKLEFFENTILSLRKHGSWEKQQLVDVFNKMIPNFNHKETGKYLEAKM, from the coding sequence ATGGAAATTCTACCTCTAATAGGAAGAGAAGCAGAATTATTTGTTGAAGATATTGCCAAGCATAGTGATGATTTAAATAAAATTGTCAGTTCTTCAACATTTTTGGTAATTGGTGGTGCTGGTTCAATTGGTCAGGCTGTTACGACCGAGATTTTTAAAAGAAACCCCAAAAAACTTCATGTTGTTGATATTAGCGAAAACAATCTGGTAGAATTGGTTAGAGATCTGCGCAGTTCTGTAGGTTATATTTCGGGTGAATTTAAAACCTTTGCTTTAGATTGTGGGTCAGATATATATGATGCCTTTATAAAGTCTGATGGTAAATACGATTACGTTCTAAATTTGTCAGCATTAAAGCATGTGCGTAGCGAGAAAGATTCATTCACTCTAATGCGTATGGTCGATGTTAACATTTTCAATACCATTAAAACCATAGAACATGCTGTTGTAGGTAAGGCAAAAAAATATTTCTGCGTCTCTACCGATAAGGCAGCCAACCCGGTAAATATGATGGGTGCGTCTAAAAGGATTATGGAAATGTTTTTAATGCAAAAAAGCCAGGATATTTGTATATCTACAGCACGTTTTGCAAATGTGGCGTTTTCTGATGGTTCTCTACTTCATGGATTTAATCAGCGTATGTTAAAACAGCAACCTATAGTAGCACCAAGTGATATTAGACGTTATTTCGTTATTCCTAAAGAAGCAGGTGAATTATGTTTAATGTCAACGATTTTTGGAGATAATAGAGATATATTTTTTCCAAAGTTAAATGAAGGTTTGCATCTAATTACATTTGCAGACATAGCAGAGCGTTATTTAAGGCAGCGAGGTTATGAGCCTATAATTGTATATTCGGAAGATGAGGCAAGAGCTAAAGTGAAGGAGCTTTCTCGTCAGAAAAAATGGCCATGCTTATTTGTGAAAAGTGATACTACAGGCGAAAAAGACTTTGAAGAGTTTTTTACAGCATCAGAAACCTTAGATATGAGTCGTTTTAAGAGTTTAGGAATTATAAAAAATTCTCTAAACATTGAAGCTGATAAACTAGAATTTTTTGAAAACACTATTTTAAGCCTGCGAAAGCATGGCAGTTGGGAGAAACAGCAACTAGTGGATGTATTCAATAAAATGATTCCAAACTTCAATCATAAAGAAACCGGAAAGTATTTAGAGGCCAAAATGTAA